One window from the genome of Epinephelus moara isolate mb chromosome 5, YSFRI_EMoa_1.0, whole genome shotgun sequence encodes:
- the ndufb6 gene encoding NADH dehydrogenase [ubiquinone] 1 beta subcomplex subunit 6, translating into MSGYTPDEKLRVEQLSKLRRQWLKDQELSPREPVIQAKPPGAIAKFWAGFLEPKSLWRLYTYKAYRGGVFTLTRLLIPAWLVHYYVKYHIAKRPYGIVELKPKLFPGDTILETGEVVPGLPESHGHH; encoded by the exons ATGTCTGGTTACACACCAGACGAGAAGCTCCGTGTCGAGCAGCTCTCGAAGCTCCGGAGGCAGTGGCTGAAGGACCAGGAGCTCAGCCCGAGGGAGCCCGTGATACAGGCTAAACCTCCCGGCGCCATCGCCAAGTTCTGGGCTGGTTTCCTGGAGCCCAAGAGCCTGTGGAGGCTTTAC ACCTACAAAGCATACAGAGGTGGAGTTTTCACATTAACACGCCTGTTGATACCTGCTTGGCTTGTCCACTACTATGTGAAATACCACATTGCT AAAAGGCCTTATGGCATTGTGGAACTGAAACCCAAGCTGTTCCCT GGTGACACCATTCTGGAGACCGGCGAAGTTGTTCCAGGTCTCCCAGAGAGTCATGGTCATCACTGa
- the LOC126389706 gene encoding PRELI domain-containing protein 1, mitochondrial-like — translation MVKYFCNNTDIRSTWDHVVSAFWQRYPNPFSTHVLTEDVVYREVTADNRLLSRRLLMKTNRMPRWAEHIFPSGMSRSVYIIEDSIVDPVKRSLTTYTWNLNHTTLMSVEERCIFQDSMEQPATTRLRREAWISSNVYGFSRPIQEFGLARFKSNQVKAMKGLEYALTNLQGETPQRLLRDTVKDASEKAKEAAKSLASAAAVPQKPQQYV, via the exons ATGGTCAAGTATTTCTGtaacaacacagacatcaggAGTACGTGGGACCATGTTGTCTCTGCTTTTTGGCAGAGGTACCCTAACCCATTCAG CACCCATGTTCTCACAGAGGACGTTGTGTACCGGGAGGTGACCGCCGACAACCGGCTCCTCTCCAGACGCCTCCTGATGAAGACCAATCGGATGCCTCGCTGGGCAGAGCACATCTTCCCCTCCGGCATGTCTCGCTCTGTGTACATCATAGAGGACTCCATCGTAGACCCCGTCAAGAGGAGCCTGACCACCTACACGTGGAACCTCAACCACACAACTCTCATG TCTGTTGAAGAGCGTTGTATTTTCCAAGACTCAATGGAGCAGCCAGCCACCACCAGGCTGAGACGGGAGGCGTGGATATCCTCAAACGTTTACGGCTTCTCCAGACCTATTCAG GAGTTTGGATTGGCCCGATTCAAGAGCAACCAGGTGAAGGCCATGAAAGGGCTGGAATACGCACTGACCAACTTACAGG GAGAGACGCCCCAGCGGCTGCTCAGGGACACAGTGAAGGACGCATCAGAGAAGGCCAAGGAGGCAGCCAAGAGCCTGgcctcagctgctgctgtcccGCAGAAACCCCAGCAGTACGTGTGA